Proteins encoded in a region of the Antedon mediterranea chromosome 2, ecAntMedi1.1, whole genome shotgun sequence genome:
- the LOC140039331 gene encoding uncharacterized protein: MYFCLDCIVNTTTNSTFTELPEEIPTFVTVDIPSNIPFELRLSGNETTGNDIFITYTSTYVSIGLADIDEEIMYESYELLSWRKVTIKISNTEIWIGGRHNNLYLNFKLRSHRYMRKLWWSADLNNDQCKIGHVEQASSGSHEKIRPENSTYNYTTMYDVNNETEFATHCKCNYTDCGTVTCNSDVNCKVICNCIPATELKFKCNCSSGNCLSVYEHYVNGGSDNNKTSTEFVEQGSLTVSTLEYDNTVYGTGNGELEYNSTTGIPLNATFGNSTLGHSKTLTTESYNGIGSSELSNEIEITKTDITETGRSGTKHSATTGSANDGNENSPIESEAKEETHVSTNDYIELNFTHTETDRMSTQSEKASSDLNIPPMVILLIALIVTTMLVLVVGCCCIIAGFFKPPQNKIAQAPPPPPPMQPQPPDRSNIQK, encoded by the exons atgtatttctgCTTAGATTGTATTGTTAATACTACGACCAACAGCACGTTTACAGAATTACCCGAAGAGATACCTACATTTGTAACAGTTGATATACCATCAAACATACCATTTGAGCTACGCTTGTCCGGGAACGAAACCACAGGGAAtgacatttttattacatacACGTCAACATATGTAAGTATTGGTTTAGCCGACATCGATGAGGAAATAATGTACGAAAGCTATGAATTATTGTCTTGGAgaaaagtaacaataaaaattTCTAATACGGAAATATGGATCGGCGGACGACATAACAACTTATACTTGAATTTTAAACTAAGAAGTCATCGCTACATGAGAAAGCTCTGGTGGTCTGCAGATTTAAACAATGATCAATGTAAAATAG GTCACGTGGAGCAAGCATCTTCGGGTAGTCACGAAAAAATTCGCCCAGAAAACAGCACATATAATTATACTACAATGTACGATGTTAACAATGAAACAGAATTTGCAACACATTGCAAATGTAATTATACTGATTGTGGCACGGTTACCTGCAATTCGGATGTCAACTGCAAGGTCATTTGTAACTGTATACCGGCAACAGAGCTGAAGTTCAAATGCAACTGCAGTTCCGGAAATTGTTTGTCAGTTTACGAACACTACGTAAATGGTGGCAGTGACAACAATAAAACAAGTACTGAATTTGTTGAACAAGGAAGCCTTACGGTATCGACATTGGAATACGATAATACGGTATACGGAACAGGTAATGGTGAATTGGAGTATAATTCGACTACTGGGATACCATTGAATGCAACCTTTGGAAACAGTACGTTGGGACATAGTAAGACATTGACAACTGAATCGTATAACGGAATAGGAAGCAGTGAGTTGAGTAATGAAATAGAAATTACTAAAACGGACATTACTGAAACGGGACGTAGTGGAACGAAACATAGTGCAACTACTGGATCTGCAAATGATGGAAATGAGAATAGCCCTATCGAATCAGAAGCTAAAGAGGAAACACATGTATCAACAAATGATTATATTGAGCTTAATTTCACACACACTGAAACCGACCGAATGTCAACCCAATCAGAGAAAGCAA GTAGTGATTTGAACATTCCACCGATGGTTATTTTACTAATTGCATTAATCGTTACTACAATGTTGGTTTTAGTAGTCGGTTGCTGTTGTATCATAGCGGGTTTTTTCAAACCACCCCAAAACAAGATAGCACAGgcgccaccaccaccaccaccgatGCAGCCACAACCACCAGACCGGTCAAACATACAGAAATAG
- the LOC140039332 gene encoding uncharacterized protein, protein MYDGTTACINGMKSFFEVRVGCRQRGQESSCLFNLYFDFVLKISAFEIDKEFPDGWAIGFRYNIPTECTNREQRKEAKQNGVEIIKWILYADDLVLFSKNVKESQQILTIICDTCRRYGLNVSLKKTKTHVFGEQHIAEKSSLLNINGVDIENVRDFVYLGHTITNREDGCFTDHRTSSAVGKFHELKEVLKDHDVYMKTRKKVLEACVRSRLLNGTQAWFPN, encoded by the coding sequence ATGTATGATGGAACAACAGCATGCATCAACGGGATGAAATCTTTCTTTGAAGTGAGAGTCGGATGCAGACAACGTGGTCAGGAATCCTCTTgcctttttaatttgtattttgattttgtcCTCAAAATTTCTGCATTTGAAATCGATAAGGAATTTCCCGATGGATGGGCTATTGGATTTCGTTATAATATTCCAACTGAATGTACAAACAGAGAACAGAGAAAAGAAGCTAAGCAGAATGGAGTGGAAATAATCAAGTGGATCTTATATGCAGATGATCTTGTTTTATTCTCAAAAAATGTTAAAGAATCACAGCAAATCTTGACCATTATTTGTGATACTTGCAGAAGATACGGGCTGAATGTTTCCCTGAAGAAAACGAAGACTCATGTGTTTGGTGAACAACATATAGCAGAGAAAAGTTCCTTATTGAACATAAATGGAgtggatattgaaaatgtaagaGACTTTGTTTATTTGGGGCATACAATCACAAATAGAGAGGATGGCTGCTTCACTGACCATAGAACATCAAGTGCTGTAGGAAAGTTCCATGAATTAAAAGAAGTTTTAAAAGATCATGATGTCTATATGAAGACAAGAAAGAAAGTTTTAGAGGCATGCGTAAGATCCCGGCTCTTAAATGGTACACAAGCATGGTTTCCAAATTAG